From Populus trichocarpa isolate Nisqually-1 chromosome 19, P.trichocarpa_v4.1, whole genome shotgun sequence, a single genomic window includes:
- the LOC7486316 gene encoding BTB/POZ and MATH domain-containing protein 4 isoform X2 yields the protein MPPTTSSPPACTSPTSSLSVTETVNGSHKFTIQGYSLAKGIGVGKHIASETFTVGGYQWAIYFYPDGKNPEDHSSYVSVFIALASEGTDVRALFELTLIDQSGKGKHKVHSHFDRSLESGPYTLKYRGSMWGYKRFFRRAMLESSDFLKDDCLKIHCTVGVVVSATDCSRLHSIKVPESDIGDHFGMLLENEDCSDIIFSVQGQKFHAHKLVLVARSPVFENELLDAMEEDNSEIVISDIEPKVFKALLHFIYKDDLIEDEELSASSSTSVISVFDTLTAKLLEAADRYDLPRLRLMCEAVLCKDISVSSVAKILALADRYHAMDLKSVCLKFSAENLLLCSLMVLSI from the exons ATGCCACCCACCACCTCGTCACCACCGGCATGCACATCCCCGACCTCTTCGCTCTCCGTAACAGAAACAGTAAACGGGTCCCACAAATTCACAATTCAAGGCTATTCATTAGCCAAAGGAATTGGTGTAGGGAAACACATAGCTAGCGAGACTTTCACTGTTGGTGGTTATCAGTGGGCAATTTATTTCTACCCAGATGGCAAAAACCCTGAAGACCATTCCTCTTATGTCTCTGTTTTCATCGCTCTTGCTAGCGAAGGCACCGATGTTCGTGCCCTTTTCGAGCTCACCTTGATTGATCAGAGTGGTAAAGGCAAACATAAAGTTCATAGTCACTTTGATCGCTCCCTCGAGAGTGGACCCTATACCCTCAAGTATCGCGGCAGCATGTG GGGTTACAAGCGATTCTTCAGACGAGCAATGCTTGAATCGTCAGATTTTCTAAAAGATGATTGCTTGAAAATTCACTGCACTGTTGGTGTTGTGGTTTCCGCAACTGATTGCTCGAGATTGCACTCTATAAAGGTCCCTGAATCAGATATTGGAGACCATTTTGGTATGCTATTGGAGAATGAAGATTGTTCTGATATCATTTTCAGTGTGCAAGGGCAAAAGTTTCATGCTCACAAGTTGGTATTGGTTGCTCGGTCTCCTGTATTCGAAAATGAACTTCTTGATGCAATGGAGGAAGATAACAGCGAAATAGTTATTTCAGATATAGAACCTAAGGTGTTCAAG GCTTTGCTACATTTCATATACAAAGATGATCTAATTGAagatgaggaactttctgcttcTAGTTCAACTTCTGTGATATCTGTGTTTGACACATTAACTGCAAAATTATTGGAGGCAGCAGACAGATATGACTTACCTAGACTCAGACTTATGTGTGAGGCTGTACTCTGCAAGGATATATCTGTGAGTTCTGTTGCCAAGATTCTTGCCCTGGCTGATCGATACCATGCTATGGATTTGAAGTCTGTTTGCCTAAAATTTTCTGCTGAAAATCTT CTGTTGTGCAGTCTGATGGTTTTGAGTATCTGA
- the LOC7486316 gene encoding BTB/POZ and MATH domain-containing protein 4 isoform X1, translated as MPPTTSSPPACTSPTSSLSVTETVNGSHKFTIQGYSLAKGIGVGKHIASETFTVGGYQWAIYFYPDGKNPEDHSSYVSVFIALASEGTDVRALFELTLIDQSGKGKHKVHSHFDRSLESGPYTLKYRGSMWGYKRFFRRAMLESSDFLKDDCLKIHCTVGVVVSATDCSRLHSIKVPESDIGDHFGMLLENEDCSDIIFSVQGQKFHAHKLVLVARSPVFENELLDAMEEDNSEIVISDIEPKVFKALLHFIYKDDLIEDEELSASSSTSVISVFDTLTAKLLEAADRYDLPRLRLMCEAVLCKDISVSSVAKILALADRYHAMDLKSVCLKFSAENLVAVVQSDGFEYLKENCPLLQSELLKTVAGCEEDVSGGGKSRSVWAQFSDGGDTNDRSVRQPWENGGERSQNLWAQPENSNGRSPRQEE; from the exons ATGCCACCCACCACCTCGTCACCACCGGCATGCACATCCCCGACCTCTTCGCTCTCCGTAACAGAAACAGTAAACGGGTCCCACAAATTCACAATTCAAGGCTATTCATTAGCCAAAGGAATTGGTGTAGGGAAACACATAGCTAGCGAGACTTTCACTGTTGGTGGTTATCAGTGGGCAATTTATTTCTACCCAGATGGCAAAAACCCTGAAGACCATTCCTCTTATGTCTCTGTTTTCATCGCTCTTGCTAGCGAAGGCACCGATGTTCGTGCCCTTTTCGAGCTCACCTTGATTGATCAGAGTGGTAAAGGCAAACATAAAGTTCATAGTCACTTTGATCGCTCCCTCGAGAGTGGACCCTATACCCTCAAGTATCGCGGCAGCATGTG GGGTTACAAGCGATTCTTCAGACGAGCAATGCTTGAATCGTCAGATTTTCTAAAAGATGATTGCTTGAAAATTCACTGCACTGTTGGTGTTGTGGTTTCCGCAACTGATTGCTCGAGATTGCACTCTATAAAGGTCCCTGAATCAGATATTGGAGACCATTTTGGTATGCTATTGGAGAATGAAGATTGTTCTGATATCATTTTCAGTGTGCAAGGGCAAAAGTTTCATGCTCACAAGTTGGTATTGGTTGCTCGGTCTCCTGTATTCGAAAATGAACTTCTTGATGCAATGGAGGAAGATAACAGCGAAATAGTTATTTCAGATATAGAACCTAAGGTGTTCAAG GCTTTGCTACATTTCATATACAAAGATGATCTAATTGAagatgaggaactttctgcttcTAGTTCAACTTCTGTGATATCTGTGTTTGACACATTAACTGCAAAATTATTGGAGGCAGCAGACAGATATGACTTACCTAGACTCAGACTTATGTGTGAGGCTGTACTCTGCAAGGATATATCTGTGAGTTCTGTTGCCAAGATTCTTGCCCTGGCTGATCGATACCATGCTATGGATTTGAAGTCTGTTTGCCTAAAATTTTCTGCTGAAAATCTTGTAG CTGTTGTGCAGTCTGATGGTTTTGAGTATCTGAAAGAGAACTGTCCACTACTGCAATCTGAGCTCCTAAAAACCGTGGCAGGATGTGAGGAGGATGTCAGTGGAGGTGGAAAGAGCCGAAGTGTTTGGGCGCAGTTCTCAGATGGAGGTGATACAAATGATAGGAGTGTCAGGCAACCATGGGAAAATGGAGGGGAAAGGAGCCAAAACTTGTGGGCTCAACCTGAAAATAGCAATGGAAGGAGTCCTAGGCAAGAAGAATGA